In Mycobacteriales bacterium, the following proteins share a genomic window:
- a CDS encoding DUF3048 domain-containing protein — MTLQYRRLAAVLVAGALVAACSHGKKPQAVPSPTATPTPTATPTPTPSPTPTGPVSPFTGLPVDRLRPVVAVKIDNAPLARPQRGLDNADIVYEEVVEGRMTRFLAIFSSKDAPDIGPVRSVRESDFPLLREYGTVALGFSGGNRGVLAIMRQNPVIDVSYDSHPQAYTKAGRRVDAYNFITSSQRLLALAPKTATARDIGLRFGAAAPVKGTVPGTSLDLVWSRFARTTWRWDPTHGVYLRSMDGRPAMLKNGRQQQAPNVLVQYVHVRNSRFTDVHGTPSPYTTTTGTGAAVLLRDGKAVNGTWRRDASGTHFIDRATGKDMALHPGPVWIMLVPLDTRATIR; from the coding sequence GTGACCCTCCAGTACCGCCGCCTCGCCGCCGTCCTCGTCGCGGGCGCCCTCGTGGCCGCCTGCTCGCACGGCAAGAAGCCGCAGGCGGTGCCGTCCCCGACCGCGACCCCGACGCCGACGGCCACCCCCACGCCCACCCCGTCGCCGACGCCCACCGGGCCGGTGTCGCCGTTCACCGGGCTGCCGGTCGACCGGCTCCGGCCGGTGGTGGCGGTCAAGATCGACAACGCGCCGCTGGCCCGCCCGCAGCGCGGCCTCGACAACGCGGACATCGTCTACGAGGAGGTCGTCGAGGGGCGGATGACGCGGTTCCTGGCGATCTTCTCGTCCAAGGACGCGCCGGACATCGGGCCGGTGCGCAGCGTGCGGGAGAGCGACTTCCCGCTGCTGCGCGAGTACGGCACCGTGGCCCTCGGCTTCTCCGGCGGCAACCGCGGCGTGCTGGCGATCATGCGGCAGAACCCGGTCATCGACGTCTCGTATGACAGCCACCCGCAGGCGTACACGAAGGCCGGCCGCCGGGTGGACGCGTACAACTTCATCACCTCGTCGCAGCGCCTCCTCGCGCTGGCGCCGAAGACGGCGACCGCGCGCGACATCGGCCTGCGGTTCGGCGCCGCGGCGCCGGTGAAGGGCACGGTGCCGGGGACGTCGCTCGACCTGGTCTGGTCGCGGTTCGCGCGCACGACGTGGCGCTGGGACCCGACGCACGGCGTCTACCTGCGGTCGATGGACGGCCGCCCGGCGATGCTCAAGAACGGCCGCCAGCAGCAGGCGCCGAACGTCCTCGTCCAGTACGTCCACGTCCGCAACTCGCGGTTCACCGACGTGCACGGCACGCCGTCGCCGTACACGACGACGACCGGCACCGGCGCGGCCGTGCTGCTCCGCGACGGCAAGGCCGTCAACGGCACGTGGCGCCGCGACGCGAGCGGCACCCACTTCATCGACCGGGCGACCGGCAAGGACATGGCGCTGCACCCCGGGCCGGTCTGGATCATGCTGGTGCCGCTCGACACCCGGGCGACCATCCGGTAG